The genomic DNA CGTCGCGATGGAGACGATGGGCTTCAAGACCTTCGGCTTCGGCGGCGGTCGCGCCGACATCTGGGCGCCGGAAGAAGACATCTACTGGGGCGCGGAAACCGAGTGGCTGGCGACCAGCGACAAACCCAACAGCCGCTACTCCGGTGATCGCAAGCTGGACAACCCGCTCGCCGCCGTGCAGATGGGCCTGATCTACGTGAATCCGCAAGGACCGGATGGCAACCCGGACCCCTTGGCCTCGGGCCGCGACGTGCGCGAAACCTTCGCGCGCATGGCCATGAACGATTACGAGACCGTGGCCCTGGTGGCGGGCGGCCACACCTTCGGCAAGGCGCATGGCGCCGGCGACGCGGCTCAGGTTGGCGTCGAGCCGGAAGCGGCGGACATCGAAACGCAGGGCTTGGGCTGGATCAATTCCTTCGGCACCGGCAAGGGCGCGCATACCATCACCAGCGGCATCGAAGGCGCCTGGAAGCCGAACCCGACCACCTGGGACATGGGCTATTTCAAGGTCCTGTTCAAATACGACTGGGAACTGGTGAAGAGCCCGGCCGGCGCGCACCAGTGGCGCGCGAAGAACGTCGATCCCGAAGACATGATCCCGGATGCGCACGACCCGTCGAAGAAGTTTGCGCCGATGATGACCACGGCCGACCTGTCGCTGAAGATGGATCCGGCCTACGAGAAGATCTCGCGCCACTTCCTGGCCAATCCGGATGAGTTTGCCGACGCTTACGCACGCGCCTGGTTCAAGCTCACGCACCGCGACATGGGCCCGAAGTCGCGCTACGTCGGACCGGAAGTGCCGGCCGAAGACCTGATCTGGCAGGACCCGGTGCCGGCGGTCGACCACCCGCTGGTCGATGCGCAGGACATCGCGCAGCTGAAGGCAAACGTGCTCGCCTCCGGCCTGAGCATCCCGCAGCTGGTTTCAACCGCCTGGGCCTCGGCCGCGTCGTTCCGCGGCAGTGACAAGCGCGGTGGTGCCAATGGTGCGCGCATCCGTCTGGCGCCGCAAAAGGATTGGGCGGCCAACCAGCCGGCACAGCTGGCCAAGGTATTGGCGACGCTGGAAGGCATCGGGTCGGCGTTCAATGCGGCGCAGTCCGGTGGCAAGAAGGTCTCGCTGGCCGACTTGATCGTGCTCGCCGGTGGCGCTGCGATCGAGCAGGCCGCGAAGCAGGCCGGGCAGGACGTGACGGTGCCGTTCGCCGCCGGTCGCACCGATGCCAGCCAGGAGCAGACCGATGTCGATTCCTTCGCGGTGCTGGAACCCAAGGCCGATGGCTTCCGCAATTATGTCGCTGCCGGACTTGAAAGCGTGCAGGCCGAGTTGCTGCTCGACCGGGCGCAACTGCTGAACCTGAGCGCGCCCGAGATGACCGTGCTGATCGGTGGCCTGCGCGCCCTCGATGCCAATGTCGGCCAGGCCCGCCATGGCGTGTTCAGCGCCCGTCCCGGCACCCTGAGCAACGACTTCTTCGTCCACCTGCTCGACATGGGTACGGTCTGGAAGCGATCCGCCGGCAACGCCCACGTGCTCGAAGGCCGCGATCGTTCCAGCGGCGCGCTGAAGTGGACCGGTACCGTCGTCGATCTGGTGTTCGGTTCGAATTCGCAGCTGCGCGCCATCGCCGAGGTCTATGCCCAAAGCGACGCGCAGGCGAAGTTCACGCGCGATTTCGTGGCGGCCTGGACCAAGGTGATGAACCTCGATCGCTTCGACCTCAAGTAAGACCTTTGCGGTTGCCCGTCAGAGCAGATGCTCGACGGGCAGCCAGGAGAGCAGACGTACCCATGCCCGGCGCCACCACGAGGCGCCGGGTTCGACGCGATGTTCATGCTCGCCGTCGTCGTCGCGATCCTGCCAGCGCAGGTTGCCCGCCCCCTCCAGCCGCACCCGATAGCTGTTCGCCGGCCCTTCGTCGCCGAAGCCGTCGCTGCAGGCACGCGCCAGCGCCGCGCTCTCGATCATCAGGCCCATCTCGGTATTGAGTTGCGCCGAACGCGGGTCGAAATTGAACGAGCCGATGAACACGCGCTCGTGGTCGATCGCAAAGGTCTTCGTGTGCAGGCTGGCCGACGACTGCACGCGTTGTCGGCGCTGCCGCGTGCGCGGCAGTGCAATCAGGCGCCGCAACTCGAACAGGCGCACCCCGGCACGCAGCAACGGTGCACGGCGTTTGGCATAACCGGCGTGGACCGCGGCGACATCGGTGGCTTCCAGCGAATTGGTCAGCACCGATACCGCGACGCCCTGCCGCACCAGCGCCGCAAAGAATTCGACGCCGACCGCGGTCGGCACGAAGTACGGCGACACCACGTGCAGCGAGTGTTTCGGTGAGCCGAGGATCTCGCGCAACTTCGGCCAGATCAGGCCGCGCCGATGCGCTCGCCCCAGCACCTTGGCCGGGTCGTCGCTGATCAGGCGCGTCTGCGCCCATTCGAAATCGATGCAGCCGCACAGCAGGTCGGTCACGCAGCGCGGGCGCAGCGACGCCTCCGAATCCGGCATTGCGCGATGCGGGCCGGCGAGCCGCACCAGTGCTCCCGGGTCGGCCAGGCGGGTGCCGAGCACACGTGCCAGCGGACGCGCGGGCGCACTGCTCCAGTAGCGCTCGAAGTCGGCGCCGACCTCGTCCACCACCGGACCGATTGCGAACACGTCGAGGTCGATGAACTGCACGCCGTCGCCGGTACCGAAATACTCGTCGCCGATGTTGCGTCCGCCGACAATGGTCGCGACGCCGTCGACGGTGAAAGACTTGTTGTGCATGCGCCGGTTCAGGCGCGCGAAGTCCGCGAGCAGACCGAGCCAACGCCACCGCCGCAACCGGAACGGATTGAATACCCGCACCTCGATGCAGCGATGCGTGTTGAGTGCCGCCAGCAGGTCGTCGAGGCCATCGGTGTTGTTGTCGTCGAGCAGCAGACGCACCCTCACGCCGCGATCGGCCGCGCGCAGCAAGGCTTGCAGCAGCAGGGTGCCGGCATTGTCGTGGTGCCAGATGTAGTACTGCGCGTCGATGCGCTGCTCGGCCGCATCGGCGAGCTGGA from Lysobacterales bacterium includes the following:
- a CDS encoding phospholipase D family protein, translated to MLTPSSRLADVIQPLTAAHPGVSGLIALDEGGDAFAARIQLADAAEQRIDAQYYIWHHDNAGTLLLQALLRAADRGVRVRLLLDDNNTDGLDDLLAALNTHRCIEVRVFNPFRLRRWRWLGLLADFARLNRRMHNKSFTVDGVATIVGGRNIGDEYFGTGDGVQFIDLDVFAIGPVVDEVGADFERYWSSAPARPLARVLGTRLADPGALVRLAGPHRAMPDSEASLRPRCVTDLLCGCIDFEWAQTRLISDDPAKVLGRAHRRGLIWPKLREILGSPKHSLHVVSPYFVPTAVGVEFFAALVRQGVAVSVLTNSLEATDVAAVHAGYAKRRAPLLRAGVRLFELRRLIALPRTRQRRQRVQSSASLHTKTFAIDHERVFIGSFNFDPRSAQLNTEMGLMIESAALARACSDGFGDEGPANSYRVRLEGAGNLRWQDRDDDGEHEHRVEPGASWWRRAWVRLLSWLPVEHLL
- the katG gene encoding catalase/peroxidase HPI, with amino-acid sequence MTTESKCPFAATAPMHAKAGGPSNGDWWPNQLNLKILHQHSAESDPLGKDFDYAAAFKSIDYAGLKKDLAALMTDSQEWWPADWGHYGGLMVRMAWHAAGTYRVADGRGGAGTGNQRFAPLNSWPDNGNLDKARRLLWPIKQKYGNALSWADLFILAGNVAMETMGFKTFGFGGGRADIWAPEEDIYWGAETEWLATSDKPNSRYSGDRKLDNPLAAVQMGLIYVNPQGPDGNPDPLASGRDVRETFARMAMNDYETVALVAGGHTFGKAHGAGDAAQVGVEPEAADIETQGLGWINSFGTGKGAHTITSGIEGAWKPNPTTWDMGYFKVLFKYDWELVKSPAGAHQWRAKNVDPEDMIPDAHDPSKKFAPMMTTADLSLKMDPAYEKISRHFLANPDEFADAYARAWFKLTHRDMGPKSRYVGPEVPAEDLIWQDPVPAVDHPLVDAQDIAQLKANVLASGLSIPQLVSTAWASAASFRGSDKRGGANGARIRLAPQKDWAANQPAQLAKVLATLEGIGSAFNAAQSGGKKVSLADLIVLAGGAAIEQAAKQAGQDVTVPFAAGRTDASQEQTDVDSFAVLEPKADGFRNYVAAGLESVQAELLLDRAQLLNLSAPEMTVLIGGLRALDANVGQARHGVFSARPGTLSNDFFVHLLDMGTVWKRSAGNAHVLEGRDRSSGALKWTGTVVDLVFGSNSQLRAIAEVYAQSDAQAKFTRDFVAAWTKVMNLDRFDLK